In Clostridium swellfunianum, a genomic segment contains:
- a CDS encoding alpha/beta hydrolase family protein, translating to MRIFEIILVLVNLLTIYLSFKKVSKVVRLWEVGINLFLILIHGILEGFRYQMIFSYIFVVGFVIFTLIKTKYKPFDAKMPKGLKVIISSVSIIFLIITLLLSYALPVFKLPKPTGSYDVGINYFHLVDENRKDPFLDKSTKKRELMIKVYYPAKNDDSKAFDRYFHNSSELLKAFAAGYHMPDFLFSHLKLVNTNSKEGLQISDKEQSYPVVLFSHGAGTTMEVQTSQCEDLASQGYIVAAIDHTYVSWAILFPDRVVTAQEATTNFNTADPAEIITQIMADDSKFVIDSLTKINEGKINSNFKGKLNVDKIGAIGHSVGGAVAYNLAINDKRIKAAVDLDGIVFVTPKDEAEDMVPFLMIANDKYHIQGIQNREPLIKKFEGMTEEEQKIMVSMYGSEESYKEAYTKASQNIIGLAKVLKSSGNLFTVEGSDHMKFTDMGFLIDVRQLRELMGIGGNTAPERCLEITKSVTTAFLNNHLKGKEKDALESQVNRYPELKKVNLN from the coding sequence GGTATATTGGAAGGTTTTAGATATCAGATGATTTTTTCCTATATATTTGTTGTTGGTTTTGTGATTTTTACCTTAATAAAAACAAAGTACAAGCCTTTTGATGCTAAAATGCCAAAAGGGCTTAAGGTAATAATAAGTAGCGTATCTATTATATTTCTTATAATAACATTGTTATTATCATATGCTCTTCCTGTATTCAAACTTCCTAAGCCAACAGGGAGCTATGATGTGGGTATTAATTACTTTCATTTAGTTGATGAAAATCGAAAGGATCCTTTCTTAGATAAATCAACTAAAAAGAGGGAACTGATGATTAAGGTCTATTATCCTGCAAAGAATGATGACTCAAAAGCATTTGACAGATACTTTCACAATTCATCTGAGCTTTTAAAGGCCTTTGCTGCAGGTTACCATATGCCTGACTTTCTATTTAGCCATCTAAAATTAGTAAATACAAATTCGAAAGAAGGCTTACAAATATCAGACAAAGAGCAAAGCTATCCGGTAGTCCTGTTTTCTCATGGAGCAGGAACAACGATGGAAGTTCAAACTTCACAGTGCGAGGATTTGGCTAGCCAAGGTTATATTGTAGCTGCTATAGACCATACCTATGTATCTTGGGCAATTCTCTTCCCAGATAGAGTTGTTACAGCTCAAGAGGCTACAACAAACTTTAATACAGCAGATCCGGCAGAGATAATTACTCAAATAATGGCTGATGATTCTAAATTTGTAATAGATAGCCTAACTAAAATAAATGAAGGGAAAATTAATTCTAATTTTAAGGGAAAGCTAAATGTTGATAAAATTGGTGCTATTGGTCACTCTGTTGGTGGCGCTGTAGCATATAACCTGGCGATTAATGATAAGAGAATTAAGGCTGCAGTTGATTTAGATGGGATTGTTTTTGTTACTCCTAAAGATGAGGCAGAAGATATGGTACCATTTTTAATGATTGCAAATGATAAATATCATATTCAAGGAATTCAGAATAGAGAACCATTAATAAAAAAATTTGAAGGCATGACGGAAGAGGAACAAAAAATAATGGTTTCAATGTATGGCAGTGAGGAGTCATACAAGGAAGCTTATACAAAAGCATCACAAAATATCATAGGACTTGCTAAAGTTCTTAAGTCTTCAGGCAATTTATTCACCGTAGAAGGTAGTGATCATATGAAGTTTACAGATATGGGGTTTCTCATAGATGTTAGACAGCTGCGAGAGCTGATGGGTATAGGTGGAAACACTGCTCCAGAAAGATGTCTTGAAATCACTAAATCAGTAACAACAGCTTTTTTAAATAATCACTTGAAAGGTAAAGAAAAGGACGCATTAGAATCTCAGGTTAATAGATATCCTGAGCTGAAAAAAGTTAATTTAAATTAA
- a CDS encoding sensor histidine kinase, whose translation MDINLKNRYVYWTVFIISIYLFAVAILSSFDFIKYREFAAKNFYYKSYHFTLELLNYFEGVEILVKDNKEALQSNSYYESIKNKVDSKQTLRYYMKDRNSGEIYTNINETNDIEDYINQYAIHVEKFPKADKSKGELEIINKWFKVNNYEGSLIFIKTASGYSKMENDYIYYNSIRERVILEAILGSISLAAGIFLVIFLRVKLSYKSTYIKIERKYQKIPLDSRIGMFFVVSVIMELYLDKVIFFYKPISIRQFLILNIVGVYSLYLIVNIHSVLRLLRDKEELSKQLKRSTVHQVISLTRGALKVKGTMKRELLVYASTILFGVSFCFILIGLADRNSIIVVLSLIYIIAYLLIVPINILTRAAALNNIINGTDAIASGDLDYFIEETGEHDFLKISQNINSMKESFKKSVESQLKSERLKTELITNVSHDLKTPLTSIINYVSLLKKDNIPQEQYKRYIDVLDKKTQRLKILIDDLFEASKVTSGAIELNIEKIDIASLLRQALGEFEDKISKSSLDFRVNIPVEEVNLNLDGKRTWRVFQNLISNVLKYSYSNSRVYIHLFEQSNKVVITIKNMSSYEMDFDVNEIFERFKRGEKARNTEGSGLGLSIAKSIVELQCGQMKIDIDGDLFKVTVEFKKNT comes from the coding sequence TTGGATATAAATTTGAAAAATAGGTATGTATATTGGACAGTCTTTATTATAAGTATATATTTATTTGCAGTTGCAATACTTTCTAGTTTTGATTTCATAAAATATAGAGAATTTGCTGCGAAGAACTTCTATTATAAAAGTTATCATTTCACCTTAGAATTGTTGAATTATTTTGAGGGTGTAGAGATTTTAGTTAAGGATAATAAGGAGGCTTTACAGAGTAATTCATACTATGAGAGTATTAAAAATAAAGTGGATTCAAAGCAAACTTTAAGATACTATATGAAAGATAGGAACAGTGGAGAGATATATACTAACATTAATGAGACAAATGACATCGAAGATTATATAAATCAATATGCCATCCATGTAGAAAAGTTTCCTAAGGCTGATAAAAGTAAAGGCGAATTAGAAATTATTAACAAATGGTTTAAAGTAAATAACTATGAAGGTAGTTTAATTTTTATTAAAACAGCAAGTGGATATAGTAAAATGGAGAATGATTATATCTATTACAACTCTATAAGAGAAAGAGTTATACTAGAGGCAATTTTAGGAAGCATATCATTAGCAGCTGGAATATTTTTAGTTATATTTTTAAGGGTGAAATTAAGTTATAAGAGTACTTATATAAAAATAGAACGTAAATATCAAAAAATACCATTAGACTCAAGAATAGGTATGTTTTTTGTGGTTAGCGTTATTATGGAACTTTATTTGGATAAAGTGATTTTTTTTTATAAGCCTATTAGTATAAGACAGTTTTTAATACTTAACATAGTAGGGGTATATTCTTTATATCTTATAGTCAATATACACTCTGTACTAAGATTACTACGTGATAAAGAAGAGTTATCAAAACAGTTAAAGAGAAGTACAGTACACCAAGTTATATCTTTAACTCGAGGGGCTTTAAAAGTTAAGGGTACTATGAAAAGAGAGCTTTTAGTGTATGCTTCTACTATCTTATTTGGAGTATCCTTTTGCTTCATTTTGATAGGATTGGCTGATAGGAATAGTATAATTGTTGTTCTTTCGCTTATTTATATAATAGCCTATTTACTGATAGTACCTATAAATATATTAACAAGAGCAGCAGCCTTAAATAATATAATAAATGGAACAGACGCTATAGCCTCTGGAGATTTAGACTATTTCATAGAAGAAACTGGTGAACATGATTTTTTAAAGATATCTCAAAATATTAATAGCATGAAGGAAAGCTTTAAGAAATCTGTTGAAAGTCAGTTGAAAAGTGAAAGACTTAAAACTGAACTTATAACCAATGTATCACATGATCTTAAAACACCTTTGACTTCAATAATAAACTATGTAAGTCTATTAAAAAAGGATAATATACCTCAAGAACAGTATAAAAGGTATATTGATGTTTTAGATAAGAAAACTCAACGGTTAAAAATACTTATAGACGATCTTTTTGAAGCCTCTAAAGTTACTAGCGGTGCAATTGAGCTTAATATTGAAAAAATTGATATTGCATCTCTTTTAAGGCAGGCTCTAGGAGAGTTTGAAGATAAAATAAGCAAATCTTCTTTAGATTTTAGAGTAAATATTCCTGTAGAAGAAGTGAACTTAAATTTAGATGGAAAAAGAACATGGAGAGTATTTCAAAATTTAATAAGCAATGTATTAAAATACTCTTATTCTAACTCAAGGGTATATATTCATTTATTTGAACAAAGCAACAAGGTAGTAATAACGATAAAGAATATGTCTTCATATGAAATGGATTTTGATGTTAATGAAATTTTTGAAAGATTTAAGAGGGGAGAAAAGGCTAGAAATACTGAAGGTTCTGGGTTAGGGTTATCCATTGCAAAAAGTATAGTAGAATTGCAATGCGGTCAGATGAAAA
- a CDS encoding ABC transporter ATP-binding protein has product MKDVLTAKNLRKVYGLRGNVYTALYDIDLNIKEGEFVGIMGPSGAGKTTLLNIISTIDKPSSGTVTIDSEDIVKMDDEKLSVFRRNKLGFIFQDFNLLDTLTVKENIVLPLSLSKVDLNEIKQRLKEVSESLGIEDILNKYPYEISGGQKQRTAAARAIIGRPALILADEPTGALDSKSSTELLQALSNLNEKDRATIMMVTHDAFAASYCRRIIFIKDGLLFTELVRGGSRKEFFQRILDVLKTLGGGLADM; this is encoded by the coding sequence ATGAAAGATGTTTTAACAGCTAAGAATTTAAGAAAGGTTTACGGCTTACGAGGAAATGTATACACTGCACTTTATGATATAGATTTAAATATTAAAGAAGGTGAATTTGTAGGTATAATGGGACCTTCAGGTGCAGGAAAAACAACACTTTTAAATATAATTTCTACTATAGATAAGCCTAGCAGCGGTACAGTTACCATAGACAGTGAAGACATAGTGAAAATGGATGATGAGAAACTGTCTGTGTTCAGGAGAAATAAACTAGGTTTTATTTTTCAGGACTTTAATCTTTTAGATACCTTAACAGTAAAAGAAAACATAGTTCTACCATTATCTTTATCTAAAGTAGACTTAAATGAAATAAAACAAAGACTTAAAGAAGTTTCAGAAAGCCTAGGTATAGAAGACATTTTAAATAAGTACCCTTATGAAATCTCAGGAGGTCAAAAGCAGAGAACAGCAGCAGCGAGAGCTATTATTGGAAGGCCTGCTTTAATTCTTGCAGATGAGCCTACAGGAGCTTTGGATTCAAAGTCATCTACAGAGCTACTCCAAGCTCTAAGCAATTTAAATGAAAAAGACAGGGCTACTATCATGATGGTAACTCACGATGCTTTTGCAGCCAGCTACTGCAGAAGAATAATATTTATAAAGGATGGTCTATTGTTTACAGAGCTTGTTAGAGGAGGTTCCAGAAAGGAGTTCTTTCAAAGAATACTCGATGTGCTTAAGACACTAGGCGGTGGTTTAGCTGATATGTAA
- a CDS encoding response regulator transcription factor encodes MLKYNVLVVDDDESIRESIEIYLKNEGIRVIEACNGVKALEALKQDEIHLVLMDIMMPEMDGIRATFKIRESRNIPIIMLSAKSEDTDKILGLNVGADDYLTKPFNPLELVARVKAQLRRYTNFGYFKEEDEIQIRGVILNRNTKTVMVNGDEVNLTPIEYKVLELLMENKGKVFSIAEIYTRAWNEPFYNGENTVSVHIRRLREKIEINPSEPEYIKVVWGIGYKFEK; translated from the coding sequence GTGCTTAAATATAATGTTTTAGTAGTTGATGATGACGAAAGTATAAGAGAATCAATTGAAATATATTTAAAAAATGAAGGAATAAGAGTGATTGAAGCTTGTAATGGGGTAAAGGCTTTGGAAGCATTAAAACAAGATGAAATTCATCTTGTTTTAATGGATATTATGATGCCTGAAATGGATGGAATAAGAGCAACTTTTAAGATTAGAGAGAGCAGAAACATTCCTATTATAATGCTTTCAGCAAAATCGGAAGATACAGACAAGATACTTGGACTAAATGTAGGGGCGGATGATTACTTAACAAAACCATTTAACCCTCTAGAACTAGTAGCGAGGGTTAAAGCTCAACTGAGAAGATACACAAATTTTGGTTATTTTAAAGAGGAAGATGAGATACAGATAAGAGGTGTCATTTTAAATAGAAATACAAAAACCGTAATGGTAAATGGGGATGAAGTAAATTTAACTCCTATCGAATATAAAGTATTAGAACTTCTTATGGAAAACAAGGGTAAGGTGTTTTCTATAGCTGAAATCTATACAAGAGCGTGGAATGAACCTTTTTACAATGGTGAAAATACTGTATCTGTTCATATAAGAAGACTAAGAGAAAAAATTGAAATCAACCCAAGTGAACCTGAATATATCAAGGTGGTGTGGGGAATTGGATATAAATTTGAAAAATAG
- a CDS encoding ABC transporter permease — protein sequence MDLFDIAFRNIKRNFYNYFLYFASMVFSIMIYFTFTSIQYNTQVHKVVGASINFSTVFRAAAIVIAIFVAIFIWYSNSFFIKKRKKEIALYSLLGIRKRQIGTMLIYENIFMGIAALLAGIIMGSLLSKLFIMLLIRLMGFSANISFMIPSKAIVNTVVVFFILFLITSIHGYRLIYRFKLIELFKAESQGEKEPKTSVFRSLLSVLFIGGGYFIYTKSLSSFGIFAILITLILTIIGTFMLFSSLTLLVIKLSKKNERTYYRGINMIGSSQLLYRIKGSARTLATIAILSAATLTAVEISSSFYYDLSVDLQKNYGFTYAYASNDKSLDEKVENLILKYPNNKIIASLDMNFAKVNGQWPDLAKDVSKNQTYDASFYIISESNYNEIANLRGLKDKIELKDSSEAAVFSQILNLTWKYDYVGRTIRISENNEKQPMKITTFKNYALSNSGMMRNAVVVKDMVYNKYTTKDNAYRIRGYVTDNKKDSEELTNELTSLLSQELPQNAEDFLKFTSYYSQYKGGLVYSGLIIFISAFLGLLFLAATGSIIFFKQLSEASDDKSRYKILRNIGVTNKEIKKSISKQILVVFALPLVIGIMHSLVASTLLSKIMRINLTLPIILTVGAYTVIYMIYYFLTVNSYYNIVNSEG from the coding sequence ATGGACTTATTTGATATTGCCTTTAGAAATATAAAAAGAAACTTTTATAACTATTTCTTATACTTTGCATCTATGGTATTTAGCATTATGATTTACTTTACCTTTACATCCATACAGTACAACACACAGGTTCATAAAGTGGTTGGAGCTTCAATTAATTTTTCTACTGTGTTTAGGGCAGCAGCCATAGTTATTGCTATCTTTGTTGCAATATTTATTTGGTATTCAAACTCTTTCTTTATAAAGAAAAGAAAAAAGGAAATCGCTCTTTATTCTCTACTTGGAATAAGAAAAAGGCAAATTGGAACAATGCTTATCTATGAAAATATATTTATGGGTATTGCAGCACTTTTAGCAGGTATTATTATGGGGAGTTTGCTGTCAAAACTGTTTATTATGCTGCTCATTAGACTTATGGGCTTTTCAGCAAATATAAGTTTTATGATACCTTCAAAAGCTATCGTAAATACTGTTGTTGTGTTTTTTATATTATTCTTAATAACTTCAATACATGGTTATAGACTTATATACAGGTTTAAACTTATAGAGCTTTTTAAAGCTGAGAGTCAAGGAGAGAAAGAACCTAAAACATCAGTATTTCGTTCATTATTATCTGTGTTATTTATTGGCGGTGGCTATTTCATATACACCAAGAGTTTATCAAGCTTTGGTATCTTTGCAATACTAATAACTTTAATACTAACTATTATAGGAACCTTTATGCTTTTTTCTTCATTAACCCTACTTGTCATAAAGCTTTCAAAGAAAAATGAAAGAACCTACTATAGAGGCATAAACATGATTGGAAGCTCTCAGCTTTTATACAGAATTAAGGGTAGTGCACGAACCTTAGCAACAATTGCCATATTAAGTGCTGCCACACTTACAGCTGTGGAAATATCCTCAAGTTTTTATTACGATCTTTCAGTGGATTTGCAGAAAAACTATGGTTTTACTTATGCCTACGCCAGTAACGATAAGTCTTTAGATGAAAAGGTGGAAAATTTAATTCTAAAGTATCCTAATAATAAAATTATAGCTTCTTTAGATATGAATTTTGCAAAAGTAAATGGGCAATGGCCGGATTTAGCCAAGGACGTTTCAAAAAATCAAACCTATGATGCTAGCTTTTATATAATATCAGAGAGCAACTATAATGAAATTGCAAATTTGAGAGGCTTAAAGGATAAGATTGAACTAAAAGACAGCAGTGAAGCAGCTGTATTCAGCCAGATTTTAAATTTGACCTGGAAGTATGATTATGTAGGAAGAACTATTAGAATAAGTGAAAATAATGAGAAGCAGCCTATGAAAATTACGACCTTTAAAAATTATGCGCTTTCTAATTCCGGCATGATGAGAAATGCAGTAGTTGTTAAGGATATGGTTTATAACAAATACACTACAAAAGACAATGCCTACAGAATAAGAGGTTATGTTACTGATAATAAAAAGGACAGCGAAGAACTCACTAATGAGTTAACAAGTTTATTATCACAGGAACTTCCGCAAAATGCTGAAGATTTTTTAAAGTTTACCTCATATTATTCGCAATATAAAGGAGGGCTTGTTTATTCAGGGCTTATAATCTTTATAAGTGCATTCTTAGGCCTTTTATTTCTTGCAGCCACCGGTAGCATAATATTCTTTAAGCAGCTGTCAGAGGCCAGTGATGATAAAAGCAGGTATAAAATTCTTAGAAATATAGGCGTAACAAATAAAGAAATTAAAAAGTCTATAAGTAAACAAATACTTGTAGTGTTCGCACTGCCATTAGTAATTGGAATAATGCATAGCCTTGTTGCGTCAACGCTTTTATCAAAGATAATGAGAATAAACCTGACACTGCCAATAATTTTAACTGTTGGGGCCTATACTGTTATATATATGATTTATTATTTCTTAACGGTAAATTCTTACTATAATATTGTCAACTCAGAGGGTTAA